The following coding sequences lie in one Enterococcus sp. 9E7_DIV0242 genomic window:
- the glf gene encoding UDP-galactopyranose mutase, whose translation MKYNKKNYAYLIVGSGPFGAIFAYEAAKRGKKVLVIEKRNHIGGNMYTHKEHGINVHDYGAHIFHTDNKEIWEYINTFSEFNGYINQVVANYKGELYNLPFNMNTFYQMWGVKTPEEAKAKIAEQREHAGITQTPKNLEEQAISLIGTDIYEKLIKGYTEKQWGRKATELPNFIIKRLPTRFTFDNNYFNHRYQGVPIDGYTPIFDKLLASELIDVELNTDFFSEKETYLAEFPRVVYTGMIDAFFDYMHGELDYRSVRFESETLESDNAQGNAVINYTDAETPYTRVMEWRHFDQKADNNKTILTHEYPQDWDRSKEAYYPVNDEKNSDIFKKYKLEAKQYEHVIFGGRLANYQYYDMDQVFSAALKAVNQEFK comes from the coding sequence ATGAAATACAACAAAAAAAACTATGCTTATCTGATTGTTGGATCAGGACCGTTTGGGGCAATTTTTGCTTATGAAGCTGCAAAACGTGGCAAAAAAGTGTTAGTGATTGAAAAACGTAATCATATTGGTGGAAATATGTACACGCATAAAGAGCATGGGATTAATGTTCATGACTATGGTGCGCACATCTTCCATACAGATAATAAAGAAATTTGGGAGTATATTAATACCTTCAGTGAATTCAACGGGTATATTAATCAAGTTGTTGCAAACTATAAAGGTGAATTGTATAATCTGCCATTTAATATGAATACTTTTTATCAAATGTGGGGAGTAAAAACTCCAGAAGAGGCAAAAGCAAAGATTGCAGAACAGCGTGAACATGCTGGGATTACTCAGACTCCTAAAAATTTAGAAGAGCAAGCGATTAGTTTAATTGGTACAGATATTTACGAAAAATTGATTAAAGGGTATACCGAAAAACAATGGGGAAGAAAAGCAACAGAATTACCAAATTTTATTATTAAACGATTACCGACACGTTTTACGTTTGATAATAATTATTTTAACCATCGCTATCAAGGAGTACCAATCGATGGGTACACGCCAATTTTTGATAAATTATTGGCTAGTGAGTTGATTGATGTGGAATTAAATACCGACTTCTTTTCTGAAAAAGAAACCTATTTGGCCGAGTTTCCACGTGTTGTGTACACTGGAATGATTGATGCATTCTTCGATTATATGCATGGTGAGCTAGATTACCGATCTGTTCGTTTTGAATCTGAAACGTTAGAGTCAGATAATGCTCAGGGAAATGCAGTAATTAACTATACTGATGCTGAAACACCCTATACTCGTGTAATGGAATGGCGTCACTTTGATCAAAAAGCTGATAATAATAAAACAATTTTGACTCATGAATATCCTCAAGATTGGGATCGCTCAAAAGAGGCTTACTACCCAGTAAATGATGAAAAAAATTCTGATATTTTCAAAAAATATAAATTGGAAGCAAAGCAGTATGAACATGTAATTTTTGGTGGACGATTAGCCAATTATCAATACTATGATATGGATCAGGTGTTTAGTGCGGCACTAAAGGCAGTTAATCAAGAGTTCAAATGA
- a CDS encoding adenylyltransferase/cytidyltransferase family protein yields MEKVLKYHQDMLAAIYGEGYSVCDWLVENNITDVIVYSSRNTYEHYLPIIVSLITDERINFGGSYSLTPFVDRDRVHFMFGAKKFGDIYSADLSKYSVITLTPYNNSKIDGIIADSGRKKITANTLLKGTYARFSRCYNAIVTLQKNHPNAHFIQLRLPAAKKDNKYYDYTLSQLERSVMNSEIPEHYTKYGFELPDACEMFRVPSSSFSSNTGVLFDDKSSKYVNIINGHRVTPNQPEKQPTKKIWFIGGCKFYGVCSPDDMTIEAYLQKQLNEANENIAVENYGYFMANQFFRFEKNIENLPIGENDIVISHFFNPFIDGLIDDGVQRKFDELLEEKELFSYNDHLTPDGNKLLANIIYQHLADNKFYSNPKTESKLPENIVSRGSKSTVTNPDLEEYKASLAEVKLKIGSIVMNCNPFTLGHRYLIEYASKQVSQLYIFVVEEDKSIFPFKDRLDLVKAGTADLKNVTVIPSGKFIISQLTFADYFNKADIQDKQIDPTQDLELFATEIAPTLNINVRFAGEEPLDLVTKQYNDGMARILPKHNIEFHEIPRKEENGGVISASRVRKHLDTRDWSEIEQLVPQTTLSYLKEKFK; encoded by the coding sequence TTGGAAAAAGTATTGAAATATCATCAGGACATGTTAGCCGCGATATATGGAGAGGGATATTCAGTTTGTGATTGGCTCGTTGAAAATAACATAACTGACGTAATCGTCTATTCTTCCCGTAATACTTACGAGCATTATTTACCAATTATAGTGAGTCTAATTACTGACGAGCGAATAAATTTCGGTGGATCTTATAGTCTAACACCTTTTGTTGATAGAGATCGTGTACATTTTATGTTTGGTGCCAAAAAGTTCGGTGATATTTACTCCGCTGATTTAAGTAAATACTCAGTAATTACTCTTACACCATATAATAATTCAAAAATAGATGGAATAATTGCTGATTCTGGAAGAAAGAAGATTACCGCCAATACTTTACTAAAAGGAACTTATGCTCGGTTTAGTCGTTGCTATAATGCAATTGTTACTTTACAGAAAAATCATCCAAATGCGCACTTTATTCAGTTACGTTTGCCAGCAGCAAAGAAGGATAATAAATATTACGATTATACACTTTCACAGCTTGAAAGATCTGTTATGAACTCAGAAATTCCTGAGCATTACACAAAATATGGCTTTGAACTCCCCGATGCTTGCGAAATGTTTAGGGTCCCTTCTTCCAGTTTCTCAAGTAATACAGGCGTTTTATTTGATGATAAATCCTCAAAATATGTTAATATCATAAATGGTCATCGGGTAACTCCAAATCAACCGGAAAAACAACCAACTAAAAAGATATGGTTTATTGGTGGTTGTAAATTTTATGGTGTTTGTTCGCCAGATGATATGACTATCGAAGCTTATTTACAAAAACAACTAAATGAAGCTAATGAGAATATAGCAGTAGAAAACTATGGATACTTTATGGCTAATCAATTCTTTAGATTTGAAAAAAACATCGAAAATCTTCCTATTGGTGAAAACGATATTGTTATTAGTCACTTCTTCAATCCATTTATAGATGGTCTAATTGATGATGGTGTACAAAGAAAATTTGATGAACTTTTAGAAGAGAAAGAGCTATTTTCTTATAATGATCATTTAACACCTGATGGAAATAAACTTTTGGCAAATATTATTTATCAACATTTAGCGGACAATAAATTTTATTCAAATCCAAAAACAGAGAGCAAGCTTCCGGAAAATATCGTTTCAAGAGGGAGCAAGTCAACTGTAACAAATCCAGATTTGGAGGAATACAAAGCTTCTTTGGCTGAAGTTAAACTAAAAATTGGCTCTATTGTAATGAACTGTAACCCATTTACATTAGGTCATCGCTATTTGATTGAGTACGCCTCTAAACAGGTGAGCCAACTTTATATCTTTGTTGTGGAAGAAGATAAATCCATTTTTCCGTTTAAAGATAGACTAGATCTAGTTAAGGCCGGCACAGCTGACTTAAAGAATGTAACAGTTATTCCGAGCGGTAAATTCATCATTTCTCAGTTGACTTTTGCTGACTACTTTAATAAAGCAGATATCCAAGATAAACAGATTGACCCAACACAAGATTTAGAACTGTTTGCGACTGAGATTGCCCCAACGTTAAATATCAATGTTCGTTTTGCTGGAGAAGAACCTTTGGATCTGGTTACTAAGCAATACAATGATGGCATGGCAAGAATATTACCTAAACATAATATTGAGTTTCATGAAATACCTCGTAAAGAAGAAAATGGTGGAGTCATATCTGCTTCTCGTGTTCGTAAGCATTTGGATACGAGAGATTGGTCTGAAATTGAACAATTGGTACCACAAACCACGCTGAGCTATTTGAAGGAAAAATTCAAATAG
- a CDS encoding ISL3 family transposase, whose product MTNTIKKMLRIIDKNLTISEVSEQKIKGTQTLIVHAKLSPCMAHCPYCSSSKVPLTGKQAVVKNGTKATMIRFDSYQCLPLVMKLAKQRYFCRSCSRHWTAQSYFVAPYCFIAKQLQIKILALLKEKISLRLIASLCHVSITTVIRVLKTTEAYLPTRKRTYLPSVLMVDEFRSHTSIEDKMSFICADGETGELVDILPSRKLNHLVHYFQKCSNPEKVQFLVTDMNAAYFQLIPRVFPQAKLVVDRFHVVQHLNRAFNAFRIKEVARLRQENKHPLANKLKSNWRFLLKNRAPVNHSTYKTWRSFRAPKFPYLTEAMMIDRLLEFSPALRFTYQVFHELTEAFRRKDHEQFFEQLRTLPEELDEVFRQSITNLLTYEEGIRNAMIYPYSNGKIEAMNTHIKALKRVSYGFKSFQNMKTRIFLMNDLIKMT is encoded by the coding sequence ATGACTAATACTATCAAAAAAATGCTACGAATCATAGACAAAAACCTAACTATTTCAGAAGTCTCAGAACAAAAAATCAAAGGAACGCAGACACTTATCGTTCACGCCAAGCTTTCTCCCTGTATGGCTCATTGTCCCTACTGCTCTTCTTCAAAAGTTCCCCTCACAGGGAAACAAGCAGTGGTTAAAAATGGAACAAAAGCGACAATGATTCGTTTTGATTCCTATCAATGCTTACCCCTAGTCATGAAATTAGCGAAACAACGCTACTTTTGTCGTTCCTGTTCTCGCCACTGGACGGCTCAGTCTTATTTCGTTGCACCATATTGTTTTATTGCCAAACAGTTACAGATTAAAATTCTTGCACTACTAAAAGAGAAGATATCTCTTCGCCTGATTGCCTCTCTGTGCCATGTCTCTATTACGACAGTCATTCGTGTACTTAAGACAACAGAAGCCTATCTTCCTACACGAAAACGAACCTATCTGCCTTCTGTTTTAATGGTTGATGAATTCCGTTCTCATACGTCTATTGAAGATAAGATGAGTTTTATTTGTGCTGATGGAGAAACAGGTGAACTGGTTGATATTCTTCCTTCTAGAAAATTGAACCATTTGGTTCATTACTTTCAAAAATGTTCAAATCCGGAGAAGGTACAATTTCTAGTCACAGATATGAATGCCGCTTATTTTCAATTGATTCCCCGTGTATTCCCTCAAGCAAAGTTGGTCGTTGACCGATTTCATGTTGTTCAACACCTTAATCGGGCCTTTAATGCCTTTCGTATCAAAGAGGTTGCGCGATTGAGACAGGAAAATAAACATCCTTTAGCGAATAAATTAAAAAGTAATTGGCGCTTTTTATTGAAAAATCGAGCCCCTGTTAATCATTCGACCTACAAAACTTGGCGCAGCTTTAGAGCCCCTAAGTTTCCTTATCTGACAGAAGCCATGATGATTGATCGACTCCTTGAGTTTTCTCCGGCACTGCGTTTTACGTATCAAGTATTTCATGAATTAACCGAGGCTTTCCGAAGGAAAGATCATGAACAATTCTTTGAACAACTACGGACCCTTCCAGAAGAATTAGATGAAGTATTTCGTCAATCAATCACCAACTTATTAACCTATGAAGAAGGAATCCGAAATGCCATGATTTATCCTTATTCGAATGGAAAAATAGAAGCAATGAATACTCATATAAAAGCACTAAAGCGTGTCTCTTATGGGTTTAAATCCTTTCAAAATATGAAAACACGAATTTTTCTTATGAACGATCTGATAAAAATGACATAA
- a CDS encoding CDP-glycerol glycerophosphotransferase family protein translates to MKNESLKEQFIGRNWSFGIDGEEPLTKALEFLEDGSVVGIEESPISTWEFRKNVLYLLDAESTTLHRFTIKTDEFDRTPIYSDSLLFSKEKEKVILYLSETDFSYTYEYVVKLELYLKNLRFAKDAQEQLENFNFNFNKFIKDTLVWLSKAYSEDKKTVDLNEILPEYRPRINQLISELLMEIDDDLIEKFVPYWLRHHFWEIKHGKAHVKPGELAPRFWFGYFVSPTEYLSGSISITETHEHNGVLTIRGFYTKPSYEDIELVCVSSSETQVVESLYSESVNKKYFLDEEIMPAMTFNVSVPCTYNEDDTESLLFYFRYQGNLYPTTIMHTATSRLFHKRKLFVGDQFIYSTTSKYAINYKPLNVKNITTDVVKNSKNFIMIKFFENLMQNASRRIWVFIDTPKTIDDNAEVLFRYASQFDDGIEKYLIIPDESYKELFDLELHEYLIVYGTWEQQLLFLIAEKLISSNSLNLNLVFPSIFKKFRRLTLDQKTNYFALSNADFVFLSHGYTIGDSSTFINKYTADMQLVSIASDVELKNMENGKYQYENIKVTGLPRYDRYRLDGHSEKIIIFMPTFDKKYVHADRRYDSNYIGGKHWSMITELLNNTELMSVLKDKGYTFLFKPHPFLEPQMRDFTFKDPVVLADETWDYKRVANEGAIAITDYSTAVFDFAYLKKPILYLHNLKNIKFKYEETWNYEEHGFGEICNSIDSLVHAIITLIENDCQMEDKYKLRVDDFFTIQDRNNSKRVYEEMLKLPLHKRKLFDKFNKNIIDHDMQKTINHVENY, encoded by the coding sequence ATGAAAAATGAGTCTTTAAAAGAACAATTTATAGGGAGAAACTGGTCATTTGGAATAGATGGAGAGGAGCCTTTAACAAAAGCTCTTGAGTTTCTGGAAGATGGTTCAGTCGTTGGGATAGAAGAGTCACCTATCTCAACGTGGGAGTTTCGCAAAAATGTTTTGTATTTATTAGATGCTGAGTCAACAACATTGCATCGTTTTACTATTAAAACGGATGAATTTGATAGGACGCCTATCTATAGTGACTCGTTGCTTTTTTCAAAAGAAAAGGAAAAAGTAATTCTTTACTTATCAGAGACTGATTTTTCTTATACATATGAATATGTTGTTAAATTAGAACTATACCTAAAGAATCTGAGATTTGCAAAAGATGCCCAAGAACAACTTGAAAATTTCAACTTTAACTTCAACAAATTTATTAAGGATACACTTGTTTGGTTGTCTAAAGCTTATTCTGAGGACAAGAAAACTGTTGATTTGAACGAAATATTACCTGAGTACAGACCTAGAATCAATCAGTTGATTTCAGAATTATTAATGGAAATTGATGATGATTTAATAGAAAAATTTGTACCCTATTGGTTGAGGCATCATTTTTGGGAAATTAAGCATGGGAAAGCCCATGTTAAGCCTGGTGAATTAGCTCCAAGATTCTGGTTTGGTTATTTTGTTAGCCCAACAGAGTATCTTTCTGGTAGTATATCAATTACTGAAACACATGAACATAATGGAGTTTTAACTATTAGAGGCTTTTATACTAAACCGTCTTATGAGGACATTGAACTTGTTTGTGTTAGTTCATCTGAAACACAAGTGGTTGAAAGCTTATATTCAGAATCTGTTAATAAGAAGTATTTTTTAGATGAAGAAATAATGCCTGCTATGACATTTAATGTCTCTGTTCCTTGCACATATAATGAAGATGATACCGAGAGTCTTCTATTCTATTTTAGATACCAAGGGAATTTATATCCAACTACGATAATGCATACGGCAACATCTCGCTTGTTTCACAAAAGAAAGTTATTTGTTGGAGATCAATTCATTTACTCAACAACTTCCAAATATGCTATTAACTACAAACCATTGAATGTGAAAAATATTACTACTGATGTGGTTAAGAATTCTAAGAATTTTATCATGATTAAATTTTTCGAAAACTTAATGCAAAATGCTTCTAGAAGAATTTGGGTTTTCATTGATACGCCTAAAACAATTGATGATAATGCTGAAGTGTTGTTCCGATATGCCTCTCAATTTGATGATGGTATCGAAAAATATTTAATAATCCCAGACGAAAGCTACAAAGAGTTATTTGATTTAGAGTTACATGAGTATTTGATTGTTTATGGAACTTGGGAACAGCAACTGCTATTTCTAATCGCAGAAAAACTTATCTCCAGTAACAGTCTTAATTTAAACTTGGTTTTTCCATCAATATTTAAAAAGTTTAGAAGGCTTACGTTAGATCAAAAAACAAATTATTTTGCTTTAAGTAATGCAGATTTTGTATTTTTAAGTCATGGTTATACTATAGGCGATAGTTCAACTTTCATTAATAAATATACCGCTGATATGCAGCTTGTATCAATTGCTTCAGATGTTGAATTGAAAAATATGGAAAATGGGAAGTATCAATACGAGAATATTAAGGTGACTGGCTTACCAAGATATGATCGATATCGTTTAGATGGACATAGTGAAAAAATAATTATTTTTATGCCAACATTTGATAAAAAATATGTTCATGCAGATAGGCGATACGACTCCAATTATATTGGTGGGAAGCATTGGTCAATGATTACGGAACTTCTTAATAATACAGAATTAATGTCTGTGTTGAAGGATAAAGGCTATACATTCCTGTTTAAACCACATCCATTTTTAGAGCCTCAAATGCGTGATTTTACGTTTAAAGATCCTGTGGTATTAGCAGATGAAACCTGGGATTACAAAAGGGTAGCCAATGAAGGTGCTATAGCTATTACTGACTATTCTACAGCTGTGTTTGACTTTGCTTATCTAAAAAAACCGATTCTCTATCTTCATAATTTGAAGAACATCAAATTCAAATATGAAGAAACATGGAATTATGAAGAACATGGATTTGGTGAAATTTGTAATTCCATCGATTCTTTAGTTCATGCAATCATTACTTTAATTGAAAATGATTGTCAAATGGAGGATAAATACAAATTACGTGTTGATGATTTCTTTACCATTCAAGATCGTAATAATAGTAAAAGGGTATATGAAGAAATGTTAAAATTACCTTTGCACAAAAGGAAATTGTTTGATAAATTTAATAAAAATATTATAGATCACGATATGCAAAAAACAATCAATCATGTTGAAAATTATTGA
- a CDS encoding ATP-binding cassette domain-containing protein codes for MDSELKVKATLLTKEYSLATTRVEKLKTLFNISQNKIPNFWALRGVSLEIYSGETIGIIGLNGSGKSTLSNIISSITPQTSGQLDINGEVSIISIGAGLNGNLTGRENIRMKCLMMGEKNKEIDSKIDDIIEFSELGVFIDQPVKTYSSGMSSKLGFSIAVHQDPDILVIDEALSVGDQTFYNKGLKKMLSFKEQGKTIIFVSHSINQVKQICDRVVWMHYGQMRAFGKTEEIVKDYTAFIKEYNKLSEEEKDAYQKVEKDQQRSYSLEQLQDEIIEETPKEMANRKMVKDIVESTTKNKVGDKMPVATKAFTLFLLFSIMYFSLAYVKQVSVGYAATNPVGTIRRIFKRTTQPNKIINTSPSSTTSEASSSTPVSSTQEVSDTTASSTVGSSVIEGSEPVENAEVTGDGTYTVQEGDSQWAIAEKNGLTVEALQQLNPELIEADINPGQVLIVREVTE; via the coding sequence TTGGATAGTGAATTAAAAGTAAAAGCAACGTTGTTAACAAAGGAATATAGCTTGGCGACAACTCGAGTTGAAAAACTGAAAACACTTTTTAATATTTCTCAAAATAAGATACCTAATTTTTGGGCACTAAGAGGTGTAAGTTTAGAAATTTACTCAGGTGAGACAATAGGGATTATTGGATTGAACGGCTCGGGTAAATCGACGCTGTCAAATATTATCTCGAGTATAACGCCTCAAACATCCGGCCAGCTTGATATCAATGGTGAAGTATCGATCATATCTATTGGTGCTGGTCTAAATGGGAATTTGACAGGACGCGAAAATATACGTATGAAATGTCTGATGATGGGTGAAAAAAATAAGGAAATTGATAGTAAAATTGATGATATTATTGAATTTTCTGAGCTGGGTGTGTTTATAGATCAACCAGTAAAAACCTATTCGAGTGGGATGTCTTCTAAGCTAGGGTTTTCTATTGCAGTTCATCAAGATCCTGATATTTTAGTTATTGATGAGGCTTTATCTGTAGGAGATCAAACCTTTTATAATAAAGGCTTGAAGAAAATGCTCTCCTTTAAGGAACAGGGGAAAACAATTATTTTTGTTTCACATTCCATTAATCAAGTAAAACAAATTTGTGATCGTGTGGTATGGATGCACTATGGCCAGATGAGAGCATTTGGTAAAACAGAAGAGATAGTAAAAGATTACACTGCATTTATTAAAGAGTATAACAAGCTATCCGAAGAAGAAAAAGATGCCTACCAAAAAGTTGAAAAGGACCAGCAGAGAAGCTATTCTTTAGAGCAGCTCCAAGATGAAATTATCGAAGAAACACCTAAAGAGATGGCAAATAGAAAAATGGTTAAGGATATTGTAGAGTCAACAACTAAGAATAAGGTTGGAGATAAAATGCCAGTAGCTACAAAAGCCTTTACATTATTTTTATTATTCTCAATTATGTACTTTAGTCTAGCTTATGTAAAACAGGTTTCAGTTGGTTATGCTGCAACCAATCCTGTTGGGACTATTCGCCGGATTTTCAAGCGGACAACTCAACCAAATAAAATTATAAATACAAGTCCATCTTCCACTACCTCTGAAGCTTCATCAAGTACTCCTGTATCAAGCACTCAAGAGGTTAGTGATACAACAGCGAGTTCAACGGTTGGAAGCTCTGTTATTGAGGGCAGTGAACCAGTGGAAAATGCTGAAGTAACAGGTGATGGAACTTATACGGTGCAGGAAGGTGATTCACAGTGGGCGATTGCTGAGAAGAATGGACTGACTGTAGAGGCATTACAACAACTCAATCCTGAGCTTATTGAAGCAGATATTAATCCGGGACAAGTCTTAATAGTAAGAGAGGTTACTGAATAA
- a CDS encoding ABC transporter permease codes for MHEVRLIIKEQIQYLGVAQRIAKYSNKAMYQSHILGNLWQILNPLIQLGVYYFAFGIALGRANSVQGGVAYIAWLMIGLSTWIFLSTVTKQASSSVYNQIGIVSRMKFPISILPMVRIFSDLPSYFSFTALAALVSLALGEKISIYWLQLPYYLFAMIAFLYSFSLINSTISALVRDYQIFLNSVIQVLMYMSGVMWDLETRSLPVWLSKILLLNPYAYLINGVRDAMFYKRWFFEDRAQMLIFWMITLLLLIVGSHLHIKFRSKFVDYL; via the coding sequence ATGCATGAGGTACGGTTAATCATAAAGGAACAAATACAATATCTAGGCGTGGCTCAGCGAATTGCTAAATATAGTAATAAAGCGATGTATCAGAGTCATATACTTGGTAATTTATGGCAAATTTTAAATCCGCTCATTCAATTAGGCGTTTACTATTTTGCTTTTGGTATTGCTTTAGGCAGAGCGAATAGTGTTCAAGGTGGAGTCGCGTATATTGCGTGGCTAATGATTGGTTTGAGTACCTGGATTTTCCTGAGTACAGTAACGAAGCAAGCATCAAGCTCGGTTTATAATCAGATTGGCATAGTTTCCAGAATGAAGTTTCCTATCAGTATCTTACCAATGGTTCGGATTTTTTCTGATTTGCCAAGCTATTTTTCATTTACTGCACTTGCTGCACTGGTCTCGCTAGCGCTAGGAGAGAAAATCTCAATTTATTGGTTGCAGTTGCCGTATTACCTATTTGCTATGATTGCTTTTCTATATAGCTTTAGCTTGATTAATTCTACTATCTCGGCGTTGGTTCGCGATTATCAAATTTTCTTGAATTCAGTTATTCAGGTTTTAATGTATATGTCTGGGGTTATGTGGGACTTAGAAACTAGAAGTCTTCCAGTCTGGTTGTCAAAAATTTTACTGTTAAATCCATATGCGTATCTAATTAATGGTGTTCGAGATGCTATGTTTTATAAGAGATGGTTTTTTGAAGATAGAGCACAGATGCTTATATTTTGGATGATCACGTTATTGCTTTTAATTGTTGGATCACATCTGCACATTAAATTTAGAAGTAAGTTTGTTGATTACCTTTAA